A part of Paenarthrobacter sp. A20 genomic DNA contains:
- a CDS encoding mandelate racemase/muconate lactonizing enzyme family protein: MPARITGLATRLITVPLLRSWGAEAPENHVIVTELTTDDGGTGHGFSWTPTIGPQAVKALLDHDIAPFIVGLEANPEIVWDQLWKRLHEAGGGGLTTIAMAGVDLALWDLKARQAGTSVTGLLGQRQESVEVYGSGVNLHYTLDQLVEQTQRWVAAGHNAVKIKVGKPELREDAERVAAVRAVIGPDRLLMIDANQRWDLAHTFRALDVLGEHGLEWLEEPIRADDLWAYRRLRKHSPVPIALGENVHTIYRFRDFIEAEAVDIIQPNIVRVGGITPFRRIVELARANSIRVAPHLLPELSGQLALTLAEAVSVEDVEDASFGQLGILSGPSPVRIRNSRLTSSGLHGLGFDFGGKPHTPEVAAPDSSAPESKGNRIEYSNS, translated from the coding sequence ATGCCGGCCCGCATTACGGGCCTCGCCACCCGGCTGATCACGGTCCCGCTGCTGCGCAGCTGGGGTGCTGAGGCGCCCGAGAACCATGTGATCGTCACCGAACTGACCACGGACGACGGCGGTACGGGCCACGGTTTCTCGTGGACACCTACCATTGGTCCCCAGGCGGTGAAGGCTCTGCTGGATCACGACATCGCACCGTTCATCGTGGGTTTGGAAGCCAACCCGGAGATCGTGTGGGACCAACTGTGGAAGCGGCTGCACGAAGCAGGCGGGGGAGGCCTCACCACCATCGCGATGGCAGGTGTGGACCTTGCCCTGTGGGACCTGAAGGCACGGCAGGCGGGCACATCCGTCACCGGGCTTTTGGGCCAGCGCCAGGAATCCGTGGAGGTCTACGGTTCCGGCGTGAACCTGCACTACACCTTGGATCAGCTGGTGGAGCAAACCCAGCGGTGGGTTGCCGCGGGGCACAACGCCGTAAAGATCAAGGTGGGCAAGCCCGAACTCCGCGAAGACGCCGAACGCGTCGCCGCCGTGCGGGCTGTGATCGGCCCTGACCGGCTGCTCATGATCGACGCCAACCAGCGTTGGGACCTCGCCCACACCTTCCGTGCCTTGGATGTTTTGGGGGAGCACGGACTGGAGTGGCTGGAAGAACCGATCCGCGCCGACGACCTCTGGGCCTACCGCCGCTTGCGCAAGCACTCGCCCGTGCCCATTGCCCTGGGCGAGAACGTCCACACGATCTACCGTTTCCGCGATTTCATCGAAGCTGAAGCCGTGGACATCATCCAGCCCAACATCGTCCGGGTGGGCGGTATTACGCCCTTCCGCAGGATCGTTGAGCTTGCCCGTGCCAACAGCATCCGGGTGGCGCCGCACCTGCTCCCGGAGCTGTCCGGGCAGCTGGCACTCACCTTGGCCGAGGCCGTGAGCGTGGAGGACGTTGAGGACGCCTCATTCGGTCAGCTTGGCATCCTGTCCGGGCCTTCCCCGGTTCGCATCCGCAACAGCCGGCTCACGTCTTCAGGCCTTCACGGGCTCGGCTTCGACTTCGGCGGGAAGCCGCACACACCTGAGGTGGCTGCCCC